The proteins below come from a single Aegilops tauschii subsp. strangulata cultivar AL8/78 chromosome 6, Aet v6.0, whole genome shotgun sequence genomic window:
- the LOC109732069 gene encoding F-box/LRR-repeat protein At3g03360-like, which yields MKLNRVRRRCRDLLKVDRLVKLPDDVLLNILERVGTLDAVRTCVVSKQTLNLPALLSQIVVDLSDLDLHRKNRGVADMTDKILSTRSPQIPIRSLKLRFIMRGDDHLKIGRAVALAMATQKIDAAEFEILTKDIYYRRTDADLLDSAKLFNNFIGECPDAFAGLTRLHLQNLRFGESDIPNILATCKRLESLRLLRCDARKLPVLHVEHARLVELTLAYAKFSTVELGCLPKLRRMTLHRWIFDNLDNPLILGYVPQLSKLTLAHAFIINRTLKLSQLLVNVPSISDLHLDFQSEKVWVLPECPKVLAPVLGKLRRMNLNNLPEECDISWTMFLLEAAPSLEELCITVWDHKCQLESQKSYYQKTDVKWEPSTPDFKHNNLSRLTIYGFQPNDNFMGYVRRVIEAVENIKEVSLHDRKVCEHCVVKFPHLGVRPWSCPRTSEEVDSFRLEIAEVIKGRAMAVASTHKIRHDIWVQRECPKLLTRVVLLAKLRFVNLDNLSEECDIAWTMFLLDAAPSLEELRITSAKGSRITVCEEVDSLRKKIIEAKEKVDSLRKNVIQVINSR from the exons ATGAAGCTCAACCGGGTTCGCCGCCGCTGCCGTGAT CTGCTGAAAGTCGACAGGCTAGTCAAACTGCCCGACGATGTGCTGCTCAACATCCTGGAGAGGGTGGGCACGTTGGACGCCGTCAGGACCTGCGTCGTCTCCAAGCAAACGCTCAACCTGCCGGCCTTGCTCTCGCAGATCGTCGTCGACCTCAGCGATCTTGACCTACACCGGAAGAACCGTGGCGTGGCCGACATGACCGACAAGATCCTCAGCACGAGGTCTCCACAGATCCCCATCCGCAGCCTCAAGCTCAGGTTCATCATGAGAGGCGACGACCATCTCAAGATCGGCAGGGCCGTCGCCCTCGCCATGGCCACGCAGAAGATCGACGCCGCAGAGTTCGAGATCCTGACCAAGGACATCTATTATAGGCGCACCGATGCCGATCTCCTCGACTCCGCGAAGCTGTTCAACAATTTTATCGGCGAGTGTCCGGACGCGTTTGCCGGCCTCACGCGGCTGCATCTGCAGAACCTGAGGTTCGGTGAATCAGACATACCCAACATCCTAGCCACCTGCAAACGGCTCGAGTCGTTGCGTTTGCTCCGGTGTGACGCGCGGAAACTCCCGGTGCTGCACGTAGAGCACGCCAGACTCGTAGAGCTTACACTCGCCTATGCAAAATTCTCAACGGTGGAGCTCGGCTGTCTACCCAAGCTTCGACGGATGACCTTGCATAGATGGATATTTGATAACCTAGACAATCCCTTGATTTTGGGCTATGTCCCTCAGCTCTCCAAGCTAACTCTGGCGCATGCGTTCATTATAAACAGGACCCTCAAGCTGAGCCAGCTGCTTGTTAATGTTCCCTCAATCAGTGACCTGCACCTCGATTTTCAAAGTGAAAAG GTTTGGGTTCTACCGGAATGCCCTAAAGTGCTTGCACCTGTGCTCGGCAAACTACGGCGCATGAATCTTAACAATCTTCCCGAGGAATGTGACATCTCTTGGACAATGTTCCTTCTTGAAGCCGCGCCATCCTTAGAGGAGCTTTGCATCACAGTATGGGATCATAAATGCCAATTGGAGTCGCAAAAAAGTTACTACCAGAAAACCGATGTGAAGTGGGAGCCATCTACTCCTGATTTCAAGCACAATAATCTTTCCAGACTAACTATCTACGGCTTCCAGCCCAACGACAACTTCATGGGATACGTCAGGCGCGTCATTGAAGCTGTGGAGAACATCAAGGAGGTATCTCTACACGACAGGAAGGTGTGCGAGCACTGCGTTGTCAAGTTCCCTCATCTCGGAGTCCGTCCTTGGAGTTGTCCACGGACCAGCGAGGAGGTGGATTCATTCAGACTGGAGATCGCAGAGGTGATCAAGGGGAGGGCCATGGCGGTGGCTTCCACTCACAAAATCCGCCATGAT ATTTGGGTTCAACGGGAATGCCCAAAATTGCTTACTCGTGTGGTACTGCTCGCCAAACTACGGTTTGTGAATTTGGACAATCTTTCTGAAGAATGTGATATCGCCTGGACAATGTTCCTTCTTGATGCTGCACCATCTCTAGAAGAGCTTCGCATCACGAGTGCCAAAGGAAGTCGCATCACGGTATGCGAGGAGGTGGATTCGTTGAGGAAGAAGATCATAGAGGCGAAGGAGAAAGTGGACTCATTGAGGAAGAATGTCATACAGGTGATCAATTCAAGGTAA